DNA sequence from the Moorena sp. SIOASIH genome:
GATAAGGATAACTTACTCAAGGCTGCCCAGCAAATAGAAGCCAAGACGGGACAAGTCATTACACCTATCCCAGTGGATCTTGAGCAACAAGATAGTATCTCCCAATTGCTAACGGGCATTACCAATCAATTTTCCACCATTGATATTGTCGTCAATAACGCAGGTGGTATGCCCTACAAGCGCCACTATGAACTAAACCAGGAGGATTGGCAGCAATCATTCGATCTCACCTTTATGAGTCAGGTGACTATAGCTGAAGCCTTACTCCCTTTGATGAAAAAACAGTCTTGGGGTAGGATTATTTTTGTGACTTCAGTAGCAGCAAAACAGCCAGGTATGCTGATTGCCCATTCCCAACGAGCAAGTGTTGTCGCCTATGCTAAAACCCTTGCTAATGAATTGGGGCAGCATAACATTCTGGTTAATAGTATCTGCCCTTCTTTTGCAGTTACGGATAAGTTCTATGAAGTGGCTGATGAAGTAGCTAAGAGACAGGGTAGTTCTCGGGAACAAGTGATCCAGCAATGGATGAAAAGTGTTCCCCTCCGTCGCCCTGCAACTGCTGAAGAAGTGGCTAATTTAGCAGTATTTCTGGCTTCGGAAAAAGCGAGTTATATCACTGGAACCTGTATTCAAGTTGATGGGGGATTTGTGAAAAGTTTGTTTTAATTAGGTTTTAGGGATTTTAGGTTCAACAATAAATCTAAAATTCACTAAAAAAATGGATATATAGCAATCCTAAATCAGTTGTAAAATATGCAAAATCTGAAATTGCTGCTGGGCAAGGGTTATAGCGATAGCTTCGGCAACTATATTTTACGAATCATTTAGGACTGCTATATTAAGTTTATTAACTTTTTAGATCAAGTTAATTATTTGGTATGATACTGTGAAATAGGATAGACAGTCACAGTTAACCTGCCAGAAAGAGATCACAAGAGGCTGTTTTGGTATAATCTCTGCACAGTACTTAAGATTAGTTGTGAAAGATAACTTCAGTTTTGAACAGAGTGAATTAACCACACACCAAAGCTATGACCAAAGCTATGAGGAATTGTTGGGTGCTTGTCAGCAGCAGCTCGAATTAGAACCTAGTAATCCAGATACCTATATCGCTTTAGGAGACTTGCTTCGACAACACCCAAACCAATTAGAAGAAGCTTTAGAAGCTTATCAAAAAGCAATTAATTTAACGTCTAGCCACAATACCTCAGCCTATCGAGGAATTAAGAAGGTGATCAAGCAGGCTGCCTCTGTTGCTAAAATTAATCAACCGCCCTATGAAAAAATTATTTTACATACAGCAATAGGTGGTCTTTGCAACCGTTTGCGGATCTTATGTTCTTACCTTTGCCTGAGCTACTTTTGGGATATTCCCTTATTTCTGTGCTGGTATCCTGAAGATGCTTGTAACTGTTATTTCCAGGAGCTGTTTGAACCTGTCTGTGCCACTATATCTCCTCAATCAATGGTACAACTTTTTACTAGGGAAAATTGTGCCCAAACATTATACGTATATTTAGATAAGAATGCCTACATAGGCATGAATGTCTATGAAAGATATCTTAAGGAAAATCTAGATCGTGAGACATTTAGAAGGCAGTACCTAGAATTTGTTAGGAAATTAAAACCTAAACAAGACTTACTTCAATCTATAGAGAAATTTAAACAACAGCATTGGACAGATAATATCATTGGTCTACATATTAGACGCACGGACTTATTTAACCATCTAAAGTACAAACAGCTAGAATCAAATTTTTCTTCGGATGAGATGTTTATTAGCGCAATAGAAATGGAAATATCTAATGGCTGCTCCAAGTTTTTTTTGGCTACAGATAATCAAACAACCCAAAAAATTATCTACCATAAATTTCCCCAAAAAATTATTAGCTATTGTCAAGCTTTCAATAGTGAAAATAAACGTCAAACAACTGTTAAAAATGCTGTAATAGATCTATACTTGCTTTCTAATTGCCAAAAAATAATCGGTTCTTACTACTCCAGTTTTAGCGAATATGCTGCTGATTTAGGCAATATTCCTTTAATGTACCCCTAAGGTAATGATTATTTCTCACAAGTACCAATTCATTTTTATAAAAACAACCAAAACTGCTGGAACAAGCATCGAAATCGCTTTATCTAAATTTTGTGGTAGCGAAGACATTATCACCCCGATTTATCCAGAAGAAGAAATGAGGACACAATTGGGCTATCGAGGTGCTCAAAACTATCAAGCTGATGGTTTCTATAATCATATTCATGCTGCGGAGATCAAAAAGTTGATTGGAGATGAGGTCTGGAACAGCTACTACAAGTTTTGTTTCGAGAGAAATCCTTGGGATCGTTTTGTATCCTATTACTATTGGCGTTATCAACTAGAACCACGTCCAACTATTGCTGAGTTTTTAGAGTCAGAGTTCAAACCTCTGTTTTTCCTGAGGAGGACGGGGTTTAAATTGTATACTATTGAGGGAGAGATCGCAGTAGATAGAATTTGTCTTTATGAGAATCTCAATGAAGAATTAGAACAATTAAGGATTCGATTAGGGCTACCTGAAACCTTACAATTGCCTAGAGCTAAATCTTCTACCAGAAAAGATCAGCGAAGCTATCGCGAAATTTTAGACGAAAATACCCAAAAACTAATCCGAGAGACTTTTAGTAAAGAAATTAGCATGTTTGGTTATGCTCTGTAACGATTTCCAATGTGTTTTTGTTCATATCCCCAAAGTGGCTGGAGAAAGCATTGAGGGTTTTTTTTCTAGCTTGCTTGGTGTCACCAGAGAGATGTTGCTGCTTAGATCTAATAGAGATCCGAAACTAGGCCCGGAGCAGCTCTCCCATCTAACAGCACAAGAATATGTTAGGTTTGGGCATATGACAGCAGAACAATTCAAGTCTTATTATAAATTTTCTTTTGTCCGAAATCCTTGGAAACGATTAGCATCTGAATATATTTTTAAAAGATATATAGACAAATTTGAGTTTAAGGACTTTGTTTTTAACAATTTCCCCAAACCAGATGATTATAGTGATGCCTCTCGACATGTCTTACCGCAGTATGATTTCCTTTATGACTCTCAAGGAAATCTTTTGGTCGATTTTGTGGGCAGATTTGAGAACCTGCAAGCAGATTTTAATATTGTCTGCCAAAAGCTGGGAATAAAAGAGACTCAACTTCCTCATCTGAATTCAAATAAACAAAACAAGATTGTGAAGGGGTACAAACAGGAGTACAAACCTTATTTGGAGTATTATGATGATGAAACGAAAGAATTTGTAGGAAAAATTTATAAAAAGGATATTGAAACTTTTGGCTATAGGTTTACCGATTAATAATTAACTATTTGAGTTTTATTAAGCTGTCAGATATCTAAATTGCACAATTAGCTATAGAATATACAGACGGTGGTAAGCTTATTGATATAAGTGTTTCATAGATAATAAATTGTCTCCGGAGACGTTTTTTTTTGCAGGTAGGTAAAATTTTTTGCTATAATTAACCTACTAACTCCATAACTAGCAATAAGGTGCTCAACCGGTTGCCCACCTGTAGTATTTTGAAATTATTTGTAAAACATGCCCATCCAATTTGATTTAGCCAAATATCTTA
Encoded proteins:
- a CDS encoding SDR family oxidoreductase; this translates as MDLGLQGKIALVTASSRGMGRAIAEGLAAEGCQVIICGRDKDNLLKAAQQIEAKTGQVITPIPVDLEQQDSISQLLTGITNQFSTIDIVVNNAGGMPYKRHYELNQEDWQQSFDLTFMSQVTIAEALLPLMKKQSWGRIIFVTSVAAKQPGMLIAHSQRASVVAYAKTLANELGQHNILVNSICPSFAVTDKFYEVADEVAKRQGSSREQVIQQWMKSVPLRRPATAEEVANLAVFLASEKASYITGTCIQVDGGFVKSLF
- a CDS encoding sulfotransferase family 2 domain-containing protein encodes the protein MIISHKYQFIFIKTTKTAGTSIEIALSKFCGSEDIITPIYPEEEMRTQLGYRGAQNYQADGFYNHIHAAEIKKLIGDEVWNSYYKFCFERNPWDRFVSYYYWRYQLEPRPTIAEFLESEFKPLFFLRRTGFKLYTIEGEIAVDRICLYENLNEELEQLRIRLGLPETLQLPRAKSSTRKDQRSYREILDENTQKLIRETFSKEISMFGYAL
- a CDS encoding sulfotransferase family 2 domain-containing protein encodes the protein MLCNDFQCVFVHIPKVAGESIEGFFSSLLGVTREMLLLRSNRDPKLGPEQLSHLTAQEYVRFGHMTAEQFKSYYKFSFVRNPWKRLASEYIFKRYIDKFEFKDFVFNNFPKPDDYSDASRHVLPQYDFLYDSQGNLLVDFVGRFENLQADFNIVCQKLGIKETQLPHLNSNKQNKIVKGYKQEYKPYLEYYDDETKEFVGKIYKKDIETFGYRFTD